One Paraburkholderia kururiensis DNA window includes the following coding sequences:
- a CDS encoding SAM hydrolase/SAM-dependent halogenase family protein, translating into MMIALFTDFGADDIYVGQMKAALLTHAAREGRDVGIVDVLHRVPDYDARGAAHLLAALHGAYPDGTVFLSVVDPGVGSEREPVVVMTQMDGKTQWFVGPDNGLLSVIAARASHARTYRITWRPAGLSASFHGRDLFAPVAAWLASGEVPAGTLEETSGLQVRLDAGDLAEIVYVDHYGNALTGLRADAVADDARLRVAQVELTRARVFSDVPEGQAFWYVNSIGLVEIAVNRGSAAAQLGLRPGHVVQVLA; encoded by the coding sequence ATGATGATTGCGCTCTTCACGGACTTCGGTGCCGACGACATCTACGTCGGCCAGATGAAGGCCGCGCTTTTGACGCACGCCGCCCGCGAGGGCCGTGATGTGGGCATTGTCGACGTGCTGCACCGCGTGCCCGACTACGACGCGCGCGGCGCCGCGCATCTGCTCGCCGCTTTGCACGGCGCGTATCCCGACGGAACGGTGTTTCTTTCGGTGGTGGACCCGGGCGTGGGCAGCGAACGCGAGCCCGTTGTCGTCATGACGCAGATGGACGGCAAGACGCAATGGTTCGTCGGCCCCGACAACGGTTTGCTCTCCGTGATTGCCGCGCGCGCTTCGCATGCCCGGACCTATCGCATCACGTGGCGTCCCGCCGGGCTGTCGGCCTCCTTTCATGGGCGCGATCTCTTTGCGCCCGTGGCCGCGTGGCTCGCGAGCGGCGAGGTGCCCGCGGGCACGCTCGAAGAAACCAGCGGATTGCAGGTCCGGCTCGATGCGGGCGACCTGGCCGAGATCGTCTACGTCGATCACTACGGCAACGCGCTGACGGGTCTGCGTGCCGACGCCGTTGCAGACGATGCGCGGCTGCGCGTGGCGCAGGTGGAACTCACGCGAGCCCGCGTGTTTTCGGACGTGCCGGAAGGGCAGGCCTTCTGGTACGTGAACTCGATCGGGCTCGTGGAGATTGCCGTGAATCGCGGCAGTGCCGCGGCGCAGCTCGGGCTGCGGCCGGGGCACGTGGTTCAGGTGCTGGCCTGA
- the galE gene encoding UDP-glucose 4-epimerase GalE produces the protein MATTKAKGTILVTGGAGYIGSHTCVELLQGGYDVVVVDNLVNSSRESLARVEQITGKAVAFYEADVRDEAALQRVFDAHPVTGAIHFAALKAVGESVAKPIEYYRNNIDSLLVLLDVMRQRNVKQFVFSSSATVYGVPESSPIDESFPLSATNPYGQSKLIAEQILRDVEVSDPSWRIATLRYFNPVGAHESGLIGEDPAGIPNNLMPYVAQVAVGKLERLRVFGNDYDTPDGTGVRDYIHVVDLARGHLAALDALTARDASFVVNLGTGQGYSVLDVVKAFEKASGRPVPYEIVARRPGDVAQCYANPAAAEKILGWKAQFGIDRMCADHWRWQERNPRGFAA, from the coding sequence ATGGCAACAACGAAGGCGAAGGGCACCATCCTCGTGACGGGCGGTGCGGGGTACATCGGTTCGCATACGTGCGTGGAACTGCTGCAAGGCGGCTACGACGTGGTCGTGGTCGACAACCTCGTGAACAGCAGCCGCGAGTCGCTGGCGCGCGTCGAACAGATCACCGGCAAGGCCGTCGCGTTCTACGAGGCCGACGTGCGCGACGAAGCCGCGCTGCAACGCGTGTTCGACGCCCACCCCGTGACGGGCGCGATCCACTTCGCGGCGCTGAAGGCCGTGGGCGAATCGGTGGCGAAGCCGATCGAGTACTACCGCAACAACATCGACAGCCTGCTCGTGCTGCTCGACGTCATGCGTCAGCGCAACGTGAAGCAGTTCGTGTTCAGCTCGTCGGCCACGGTGTACGGCGTGCCGGAAAGCTCGCCCATTGACGAATCGTTTCCGCTTTCGGCCACGAATCCGTATGGGCAGTCGAAGCTGATTGCGGAGCAGATTCTGCGCGACGTCGAAGTGTCGGACCCGTCGTGGCGCATCGCGACGCTGCGCTATTTCAATCCCGTGGGCGCGCATGAGAGCGGCTTGATCGGCGAAGACCCGGCGGGCATTCCGAACAACCTGATGCCGTACGTGGCGCAGGTTGCCGTCGGCAAGCTCGAACGGTTGCGCGTATTCGGCAACGACTACGACACGCCCGACGGCACTGGCGTGCGCGACTACATCCACGTGGTGGATCTTGCGCGCGGGCACCTCGCGGCACTCGATGCATTGACCGCGCGCGATGCGAGCTTCGTCGTGAACCTCGGCACGGGCCAGGGCTACAGCGTGCTCGACGTGGTGAAGGCGTTCGAGAAGGCCTCGGGCCGCCCGGTGCCCTACGAGATCGTGGCGCGCCGCCCCGGCGACGTGGCGCAGTGCTACGCGAATCCGGCCGCGGCCGAAAAAATCCTGGGCTGGAAAGCGCAGTTCGGTATCGACCGCATGTGCGCCGATCATTGGCGCTGGCAGGAGCGCAATCCGCGCGGCTTCGCGGCCTGA
- a CDS encoding glycosyltransferase family 4 protein, with translation MKPASDSSTAAHASGSAAARPAGAGERTAAAKLCIALVCNTAWAIYTYRQGLIRTLVAAGVELIVLAPRDRTFEPLAAMGCRCIELPVASKGTNPLHDLRTLVALYRHYRTIRPDVVFHYTIKPNIYGSIAAKLAGVPSVAVTTGLGYVFIQESRAAQIARKLYRFAFRFPREVWFLNRDDKAAFVERNLLVHPERARLLHGEGVDLDQFAYTPLAARDDFVFVLIGRLLWDKGVGEYVEAARQLKARYPHARFQLLGPAGVDNPSAITHEEVAAWQREGVIEYLGEAHDVRPHIAAADCVVLPSYREGVPRTLMEAGAMGRPIVATDVPGCREVVAEGVNGFLCEARNAASLAARLAQMIELDIDARRAMGERGRQKVAAEFDERVVVERYKDLVRQLTGVSL, from the coding sequence ATGAAACCTGCATCTGACTCTTCGACGGCCGCGCACGCGTCCGGCAGCGCCGCGGCGCGCCCGGCGGGCGCAGGCGAGCGCACGGCCGCAGCGAAGCTCTGCATCGCGCTCGTCTGCAACACCGCGTGGGCCATCTACACCTACCGGCAAGGGCTGATCCGCACGCTCGTGGCGGCCGGCGTCGAACTCATCGTGCTCGCGCCGCGCGACCGCACCTTCGAGCCGCTCGCCGCCATGGGCTGCCGCTGCATCGAGTTGCCGGTGGCCTCGAAGGGCACCAATCCGCTCCACGACCTGCGCACGCTCGTCGCGCTCTATCGCCATTACCGGACCATTCGGCCCGACGTCGTGTTCCATTACACGATCAAGCCCAATATCTATGGTTCAATCGCGGCGAAGCTGGCAGGCGTGCCGTCGGTGGCCGTGACGACGGGGCTGGGCTACGTCTTCATTCAGGAGAGCCGCGCCGCGCAGATCGCGCGCAAGCTCTACCGCTTCGCGTTCCGTTTTCCGCGCGAGGTGTGGTTCCTGAACCGCGACGACAAGGCCGCGTTCGTCGAACGCAACCTGCTCGTGCATCCGGAGCGCGCGCGGCTCTTGCATGGCGAAGGCGTGGACCTCGACCAGTTCGCGTACACGCCGCTCGCCGCGCGCGACGATTTCGTGTTCGTGCTGATCGGGCGGCTGCTCTGGGACAAGGGCGTGGGCGAGTACGTGGAAGCGGCGCGGCAATTGAAGGCGCGCTATCCGCATGCGCGCTTCCAGCTGCTCGGGCCGGCGGGCGTGGATAACCCGAGCGCCATCACGCACGAGGAAGTAGCGGCGTGGCAGCGCGAAGGCGTGATCGAATACCTGGGCGAAGCGCACGACGTGCGGCCCCACATCGCCGCCGCCGACTGCGTGGTGCTGCCTTCGTATCGCGAAGGCGTGCCGCGCACACTGATGGAAGCCGGCGCCATGGGCCGCCCCATCGTGGCGACAGATGTGCCCGGCTGCCGCGAAGTGGTGGCCGAAGGCGTCAACGGATTCCTCTGCGAGGCGCGCAACGCAGCGAGCCTCGCGGCGCGGCTCGCGCAGATGATCGAACTCGACATTGACGCGCGCCGCGCGATGGGCGAACGCGGCCGGCAGAAAGTCGCGGCGGAATTCGACGAACGCGTGGTCGTCGAACGATACAAAGACCTGGTGCGTCAACTCACGGGCGTTTCACTCTAA
- a CDS encoding glycosyltransferase: MTNASTNSTVPGALDDVAVLMPAFNGQADVERTLASFAEDAPIHVLIVDDGSTPPIVAPQLTGMNVEILRMPQNGGIERALKAGIDALAARGFRYAARIDAGDLTVPGRLAKQRAYLEAHAGVAALGMWAQVVTRTGAPLFMLSPPADPAAIRRLRFVRSPFVHPSMMLRIDAVQAVGNYRVAYRAAEDLDLFLRLMERYDCANLPEQGLFYEINEGGISATKRRRQIVSTLKLQLRYFNAANPYDWLGLAKNLLHFVTPYGMLQRVKRVLYAPRAGG; this comes from the coding sequence ATGACGAACGCAAGCACGAACTCCACCGTGCCGGGCGCGCTCGACGACGTCGCCGTACTGATGCCCGCCTTCAACGGTCAGGCCGACGTGGAACGCACGCTCGCCTCCTTCGCCGAAGACGCGCCCATCCACGTGCTGATCGTGGACGACGGCAGCACGCCGCCCATCGTCGCGCCGCAACTCACGGGCATGAACGTGGAAATTCTGCGCATGCCGCAGAACGGCGGCATCGAACGCGCGCTGAAGGCGGGCATCGACGCGCTCGCCGCACGCGGCTTTCGCTACGCGGCGCGCATCGACGCGGGCGACCTCACGGTGCCGGGCCGGCTCGCGAAGCAACGCGCCTACCTGGAAGCGCATGCCGGCGTCGCGGCGCTGGGCATGTGGGCCCAGGTGGTAACGCGCACCGGCGCGCCGCTCTTCATGCTGAGCCCGCCCGCAGACCCCGCCGCGATTCGCCGCCTGCGCTTCGTGCGCTCGCCTTTCGTGCATCCGTCGATGATGCTTCGCATCGACGCGGTGCAGGCCGTGGGCAACTATCGCGTGGCCTATCGCGCGGCCGAAGACCTCGACCTGTTCCTGCGGCTCATGGAGCGTTACGACTGCGCGAACCTGCCGGAGCAGGGCCTCTTCTACGAGATCAACGAAGGCGGCATCAGCGCGACGAAGCGGCGGCGGCAGATCGTCTCCACGCTCAAGCTGCAACTGCGCTACTTCAACGCCGCCAACCCCTACGACTGGCTCGGCCTCGCGAAGAACCTGTTGCACTTCGTCACACCGTACGGAATGCTGCAACGGGTAAAGCGTGTACTGTATGCTCCGCGCGCGGGCGGTTGA
- a CDS encoding oligosaccharide flippase family protein, which yields MLKVRGFANPDVARAFANIVWLGLERVTQIAVAIVISGVLARYFGPDVFGKWQYANTLLLVLAPLTWVCGAEILVPTIVARPPAQLGTVIGSAFALRLSVSALALVLTWAGIAAGATDPLVGAMLAGLAVTMLFREPFIGVINAWLQSMTFSRPQLLTSMVTAIAKAALVWLLVRAAAGPARFGWLWALESVAIGAVLLAYYRHRHGGRLGWHVDRGLFRHFATAGTVFWLGLICMYLFLKLDRLMLERAISFADLGRYSAAQQLNENWIALALMLAQTIAPAFVYRVQDVAQLRRNMWRLFGLTALLMLAGALVLDLLAGFIISHVFGPGYEEATSIFRWAVWLSVPAGIEAIGNLVVLKYQAKFVLLAKWLLALAVAFAVNLGAIARFGAYGALLGLAAGYLAAASVNFYYLRFRLRP from the coding sequence ATGCTGAAGGTGAGAGGCTTCGCGAATCCCGACGTCGCGCGGGCATTCGCCAACATCGTCTGGCTCGGGCTCGAACGCGTCACGCAGATCGCCGTGGCCATCGTTATCAGCGGTGTGCTCGCGCGCTATTTCGGCCCCGACGTGTTCGGCAAATGGCAGTACGCCAACACGCTGCTGCTCGTGCTCGCGCCGCTCACCTGGGTGTGCGGCGCCGAAATTCTCGTGCCCACCATCGTGGCCCGCCCGCCTGCGCAGCTCGGTACCGTTATTGGCAGCGCCTTCGCCCTGCGTCTGTCTGTTTCCGCACTTGCCCTCGTGCTCACGTGGGCCGGCATCGCGGCCGGCGCGACGGACCCGCTCGTCGGCGCCATGCTCGCGGGCCTCGCCGTGACGATGCTGTTTCGCGAGCCGTTCATCGGTGTCATCAATGCGTGGCTGCAGAGCATGACGTTCAGCCGTCCGCAGCTTCTGACGAGCATGGTGACGGCCATCGCGAAAGCCGCCCTCGTCTGGTTGCTCGTGCGCGCGGCCGCCGGGCCGGCGCGCTTCGGCTGGCTCTGGGCGCTCGAATCCGTCGCGATCGGCGCCGTGCTGCTCGCGTACTACCGCCATCGCCACGGCGGGCGACTCGGCTGGCATGTCGACCGCGGGCTCTTCCGCCATTTCGCGACGGCGGGCACGGTGTTCTGGCTCGGCCTCATCTGCATGTACCTGTTCCTGAAGCTCGACCGGCTCATGCTGGAACGCGCCATCTCGTTCGCGGATCTCGGCCGCTACTCCGCCGCGCAGCAGTTGAACGAAAACTGGATCGCGCTCGCGCTGATGCTCGCGCAGACCATCGCGCCCGCATTCGTCTATCGCGTGCAGGACGTCGCCCAACTGCGCCGGAACATGTGGCGGCTCTTCGGTCTCACGGCGCTGCTGATGCTTGCGGGTGCGCTCGTGCTCGATCTGCTCGCGGGCTTCATCATTTCGCACGTGTTCGGGCCGGGCTACGAAGAGGCCACGTCGATCTTCCGTTGGGCCGTGTGGCTTTCGGTGCCGGCCGGCATCGAGGCCATCGGCAATCTCGTCGTGCTCAAGTACCAGGCGAAATTCGTGCTGCTCGCCAAGTGGCTGCTCGCGCTCGCCGTGGCGTTCGCCGTGAATCTCGGCGCCATCGCACGGTTCGGCGCCTACGGCGCGCTGCTTGGACTCGCCGCGGGCTATCTCGCGGCGGCTTCCGTCAACTTCTACTACCTTCGCTTCAGGCTGCGCCCATGA
- a CDS encoding phosphomannomutase/phosphoglucomutase: MISQSIFKAYDIRGVIGKTLDADAARSIGRAFGSEVRAQGGDAVVVARDGRLSGPELIAALSDGLRAAGVDVVNVGMVPTPVGYFAASVPLALAGGERRVDSCIVVTGSHNPPDYNGFKMVLRGAAIYGEQIQALYRRIVEGRFESGNGMYADYDIADAYIERIVSDVKLARPVKLVVDTGNGVAGGLAPRLFKALGCELVELFTEIDGNFPNHHPDPAHPENLQDVIRALKETDAEIGFAFDGDGDRLGVVTKDGQIIYPDRQLMLFAEEVLSRNKGAQIIYDVKCTRNLAKWVRAKGGEPLMWKTGHSLVKAKLRETGAPLAGEMSGHVFFKDRWYGFDDGLYTGARLLEILARVADPSALLNSLPNSHSTPELQLKLEEGENFELIAKLQKNARFTGADDVITIDGLRVEYPDGFGLARSSNTTPVVVMRFEADSDAALARIQDDFRRVILAEKPDAKLPF; encoded by the coding sequence ATGATTTCCCAATCCATCTTCAAGGCTTACGACATTCGCGGCGTGATCGGCAAGACGCTCGACGCCGACGCGGCGCGCTCCATCGGCCGCGCCTTCGGCAGCGAAGTGCGCGCGCAGGGCGGCGATGCGGTGGTGGTGGCACGCGACGGCCGTCTGTCCGGTCCCGAACTGATCGCGGCGCTTTCCGACGGACTGCGCGCGGCGGGCGTGGATGTGGTGAACGTCGGCATGGTGCCCACGCCCGTGGGCTACTTCGCGGCGAGTGTGCCGCTGGCGCTCGCGGGCGGCGAGCGGCGCGTGGATTCGTGCATCGTCGTGACGGGCAGCCACAATCCGCCCGACTACAACGGCTTCAAGATGGTGCTGCGCGGCGCCGCCATCTACGGCGAGCAGATCCAGGCGCTCTACCGGCGCATCGTGGAAGGCCGCTTCGAGAGCGGCAACGGCATGTACGCGGACTACGACATTGCCGATGCCTACATCGAGCGCATCGTGAGCGACGTGAAGCTCGCGCGCCCCGTGAAGCTCGTGGTGGATACGGGCAACGGCGTGGCGGGCGGTCTCGCGCCGCGCCTCTTCAAGGCGCTCGGCTGCGAACTGGTGGAACTCTTTACCGAGATCGACGGCAACTTCCCGAACCACCATCCGGACCCGGCACACCCCGAAAACCTGCAGGATGTGATTCGCGCGCTGAAGGAAACGGACGCCGAGATCGGCTTCGCGTTCGACGGCGACGGCGACCGTCTGGGCGTGGTCACGAAAGACGGCCAGATCATCTATCCGGACCGCCAGCTGATGCTGTTCGCCGAAGAAGTGCTCTCGCGCAACAAGGGCGCGCAGATCATCTACGACGTGAAGTGCACGCGCAATCTCGCGAAGTGGGTGCGCGCGAAGGGCGGCGAGCCGCTCATGTGGAAGACGGGCCACTCGCTCGTGAAGGCGAAGCTGCGGGAGACGGGCGCGCCGCTCGCGGGCGAAATGAGCGGCCACGTGTTCTTCAAGGACCGCTGGTACGGCTTCGACGACGGCCTGTACACGGGCGCGCGTCTGCTCGAAATTCTCGCGCGCGTGGCCGACCCGAGCGCGCTGCTCAATTCGCTGCCGAACTCGCACTCCACGCCGGAGCTGCAACTGAAACTGGAAGAAGGCGAGAACTTCGAACTTATCGCGAAGCTGCAAAAGAACGCGAGGTTCACGGGCGCCGACGACGTGATCACCATCGACGGCCTGCGCGTCGAGTATCCCGACGGCTTCGGCCTGGCGCGTTCGTCGAACACCACGCCCGTGGTGGTGATGCGCTTCGAGGCCGACAGCGACGCGGCGCTCGCGCGCATTCAGGACGACTTCCGGCGCGTGATTCTCGCCGAGAAGCCGGACGCGAAGCTGCCGTTCTGA